The sequence ACCAGATGACGGGCAAGTCTTGTGGCCCGCCGCAGGAAGAAGTGTAATTGCGGTAGGCGGCATCGGCCGCAATGGAAGCTATTCCAGCGTCTCAGTAGCTGGGCCTCAGATCGACCTAGTAGCGCCAGCAGTCGACATTTACAGCACCAGTTACGGTGACGCTTACTCGAAAGGAACGGGGACTTCGGGGGCAGCGGCGATTGTGGCGGGGGCGGCGGCATTGATTCGGGCCAAATATCCGTATCTGCCGGCCGATGAGGTGGCGCATCGACTGACTGCGACCGCTATCGATAAGGGGCCTCCGGGGCGAGATGATCAGTATGGGTACGGGGTCATTGATCTGGTGGCGGCGCTGACGGCAGACGTACCGCCGAGGGGTTTCGAGTCGGCGCCGGCGGCCGAGCCTGGGGATGGTGGTCCGACCACGGCGGCGGACGGGCCACGAGGTGACGAGGATCGCGCGGCGACGGTTCGTGGGCTGGTCACGCTCGGCGTTCTACTGGCGGCCGGCGGCGCATGGGCGTTGGTTCTCCGTCGGCGGCGCAGATCCGGTGATCCGCCGCCGCGGGTCAGTCGCTGAGGTTGACAGCGGGGGCGAGGCTCTCGGGACGGTGTCGTGCGGTGAGAGCCGAGGGCGAGGGGCAGTTGTCCTCGGAGGCTTGATTTCACGGAGAAATGAATACTTCTTCGTGAAATCAAGCTCGAAGGGAAGGTATACCCCCGAGCGGCCCAGGGTCCGGGACGCGGTGCCGACGCAGGCACGGCTGCGAGCGTCAGGGCGCGCGGGCCTACGGGACGGGGTGGCGTGATGGGTGGCGCACCTGGGGAGCCGGTAACGTCGGCGACGTGTCAGATGTCGTGCCGCTCCGTCTCGTGCTCGCCTCGGCGAGCCCTGCTCGCCGCAAGTCCCTCCAGTCTGCCGGCATTGAACCGGACGTGCTGGTCAGTGGAATCGATGAATCGCTCGTGGTGACCGAACGGGCGGAGGATCTCTGCCTGGAGTTGGCCCGGCTGAAGGCGCAGGCTGTGTTGACCCGGCTGCGCGCCGGCGACGACCAGCGCACGCTCGTGCTGGGCTGCGACTCCGTGCTCGCCTTCGACGGGGAGAGCCTCGGCAAGCCCGACGACTCGGCGGACGCCGCCCGGCGGTGGGAGCGGATGCGGGGGCGCAGCGGCGTGCTGCACAGTGGCCACTGTCTCATCGACATGATGGCGGGGCGTCGCGCCGAGGCGGTGGCCTCCACGGTGGTCCACTTCGCCGACGTGAGCGACCACGAGATCGCCACGTACGTGGCGACCGGCGAGCCGCTGGCGGTGGCCGGCGCGTTCACGATCGACGGGCTGGGCGGGCCGTTCGTGGAGCGGATCGAGGGCGATCCAGGCACCGTCGTCGGGCTGTCGCTACCACTGTTGCGACGCCTGCTCACCGAGTTGGACCTCCGGATCACCGATCTGTGGACGAAGGTCGCGCCCGGTAACCAGATGGTCGAACCGCTCGGCTAGTTTCCGAGCATGACGCTCAAGTCGATTCCGCTCACCGACGAGTTGCACACGTACCTCGTCGCCCATGGTGCGCCGCCGGACGAGGTCGTCCGCGACCTGGCCGACGAGACGCTCGCCCTGCTGCCCGACCACGCGTCGATGCAGGTCGCGCCGGAACAGGCCGCCTTTCTGACGTTCCTGACCCGGCTGCTCAACGCCCGGCACGCGGTGGAGGTCGGCACCTTCACCGGCCTCTCCTCGCTGGCGATCGCCCGGGGGCTGGCCGATGGCGGGCGGTTGACCTGCTTCGACATCTCCGAGGAGTACACGAGCATCGCCCGCCGCTACTGGGCCCGGGCCGGCGTCGACGACCGTATCGAGCTGCGCATCGGCCCTGCCGGTGAGACGCTGCGTCAGTTGCCGAACGAGCGCTACCTGGACTTCGCCTTCATCGACGCCGACAAGACCGGCTACCCGGTCTACTGGGCCGAACTGGTGCCGAGGATGCGACCCGGCGGAGTGATCGCGATCGACAACGTGCTCCGTAACGGCCGGGTGGTGGCGCCGCAGAGCGCCGACGACCGGGCGATCGCGGCGTTCAACGACGACGTCCTGGCCGACGTGCGGGTGGATGCGGTGATGCTGCCGATCGCCGACGGCCTGACCCTCGCCCACGTGCACTGACATCCGAGATCGACGCGGCCCGTCAGCGGACGCTGCGGGCGAACTGGCGGGCCGCCCAGTAGACGCCGGCGGCGGCAAGCACCGCGATGATGGTCAGTCCCTGCCAGACCCGGTCGTCGCCGATGTCCCCGTTGAACAGCGCCCGGGTGCCGTCCACCGCCCAGGAGAACGGATTCCACTTGGCGACACCCTGCAACCAGCCCGGCGCGAAGGCGAGCGGCAGCAGGATGCCGGAGAGCAGCAGCACGGGTTGGGCCACCGTGTTCATCAGTGGGGCCAGCGCGTCCTCGCTCTTGACCTTGAGGGCGACGCCGTAGGAGACCGCCGAGGTCATCAACGCGATCAAAGCGAGCATCAGGTACGCCAGCAGCAGGTCACCGATGAACACGCGCAGGTCGAACAGGAGCGCGAGCAGCGTGATGATCACCGCCTGCGTCAGCAGTGACACCACATCGCGCAGCGAGCGGCCGAGCAACAGGGCGAGCCGGCTGACCGGGGTGACCCGGGACCGCTCGATGACCCCCGCCCGCAGCTCGGCGATCAGGCCGAAGCCCTGGAACAGGCCACCGAAGATGGCCAGCAGCACGAGAAGGCCGGGTACGAAGATCTTGTACGCCTCGGCCTGGGTGGGTGCGCCGAGCGCCGGCTTGAGCAGCGGGGCGAAGAGGAGGAGGTACATCACCGGCTGGAAGACGCCGACGAAGACCCATACGGGGTTGCGCAGCAGCAGGTTCAGCTGCCGCTGGAAGATCAGCCAGGTGTCGCGGGCGAGCTTCATCAGGTTCTCCTGGTCGGTCAGGACTCGCGCAGCGAGCGGCCGGTCTTGGTGAGGAAGACGTCGTCGAGGCTCGGGCGGTGCAGCTCGATCGACTTGAGGTCGAGCCCGGCACCGTCGATCCGGCGCAGGATCCGGGGTATGGCGGTGGCGCCGTCGTCGACGAAGAGCCGCAGCCCACCCTCGTCGAGGGTCTCCAGCCGGTTCACGTACCCCTCGTTGTCGAGCAGTTTCTCGGCCTCGCCGGTGGCGGCGATGTCGAGGCCGACCTGCACCACGTCGCCGGAGATCTCCCGCTTGAGCTCGGTCGGCGTCCCCTCGGCGACCACCTCGCCGTGATCCATGATCGCTATGCGGTCGCAGAGCGCGTCGGCCTCGTCCAGGTAGTGGGTGGTGATGAAGACGGTCATCCCGTCGACACGCAACCGCCGGATCTCGTCCCACATGTGTGCCCGGCTCTGCGGGTCGAGCCCGGTGGTCGGCTCGTCCAGAAAGACGATCTTCGGCTCGTGGATGATGCCGAGCGCGATCTCGACCCGGCGCCGCTGGCCGCCGGAGTACGTCTTGCACTTGCGGTCGGCGAACTCGGTGAGCTGGAACGCCTCCAGCGCGCGGGCGGCCCGGCGCTGCGCCTCGGCCTTGCCGATGCCGTACATCCGGGCCTGGAGCACCAGTTCCTCACGGGCGGTGGACTCGTCCCAGGTGCTCCCGCCCTGGGCGACGTAGCCGATGCGGCGGCGCACCTCGCCCGGGTCCGTCAGCAGGTCGGCACCGGCGATGGTGGCCTGGCCGCCATCCGGCTCGATCAGCGTCGCCAGCATCCGCAGCGTGGTGGTCTTGCCGGCGCCGTTCGGGCCGAGGAACCCGAAGATCTCGCCGGCCGGAACGTCCAGGTCGACGCCGCGCACCGCCTCGACGGTCTTCGTCTCCCGACCGGCCCGGCTGCGGAAGGACTTCCGCAGCCCTCTGGTCTCGATCATTTTCGTACTCCCCGCTCGTGGCCTTCGTCGGCCATCATCGTCACCGGCACTCGATCACATCGGTACGACACCACGCCGCTCGAATATCCCGGACCGGGCAGTGCCCCATCCCACACTGAGCGATCGTTAGGGCCGGCGGGGTGACCGATAAACTCCCGGTCAGTAACCCGCCGGGAGGAGCCACCGAGGTGCGCAAGGTACTCATCGCCAACCGGGGCGAGATCGCCGTCCGCGTCGTCCGCGCCTGCCAGGACGCCGGCCTGGACAGCGTCGCGGTGTACGCGGACTCCGACCGGGATGCCCTGCACGCCACGCTCGCCGACGAAGCGTACGCCCTGGGTGGCGACACGGCCGGCGAGACCTACCTGCGCATCGACAAGCTGATCGACGTCGCCGGCCGCGCCGGGGCCGACGCGGTCCATCCCGGGTACGGCTTCCTCGCCGAGAACGCCGACTTCGCCCAGGCCGTCATCGACGCCGGCCTGACCTGGATCGGCCCCACCCCGCAGGCGATCCGCGACCTCGGCGACAAGGTCACCGCCCGGCACATCGCCCAGCGGGCCGGTGCTCCCCTGGTGCCCGGCACCCCCGACCCGGTGGGCGGCCCCGACGAGGTGATGGCCTTCGCCGTCGACCACGGGCTACCGGTCGCGATCAAGGCTGCCTTCGGCGGCGGCGGGCGTGGCCTGAAGGTGGCCCGCACGATGGAGGAGATCCCGCAGCTGTTCGAGTCGGCCACCCGCGAGGCGGTCGCCGCGTTCGGCCGGGGCGAGTGTTTCGTCGAGCGCTACCTCGACCAGCCGCGCCACGTCGAGGCGCAGGTGCTGGCCGACCAGCACGGCAACGTGATCGTGGTGGGCACCCGGGACTGCTCGTTGCAGCGCCGGCACCAGAAACTGGTCGAGGAGGCGCCGGCGCCGTTCCTCACCGCCGCCCAGCGGGCGCAGATCCACGACAGCGCCAAGGCGATCTGCCGGGAGGCCGGCTACCACGGTGCCGGCACGGTGGAATACCTGGTGGGCAGCGACGGCACCATCTCCTTCCTGGAGGTCAACACCCGGCTCCAGGTGGAGCACCCGGTCACCGAGGAGACCGCCGGCATCGACCTGGTACGCGAGCAGTTCCGCGTCGCCGACGGCGAGAAGCTGCGGTTCACCGAGGACCCGACCCCGCGCGGTCACTCGATCGAGTTCCGGATCAACGGCGAGGATCCGGGCCGCAACTTCCTGCCCGCCCCCGGCACGGTCACCGCGCTGCGCCTGCCCACCGGCCCCGGCGTGCGGGTCGACACCGGCATCTCGGCCGGCGACGTGATCGGCGGCAACTTCGACTCCCTGCTGGCCAAGGTGATCGTCACCGGCGAGACCAGGGTGGAGGCGCTGGAGCGGTCCCGCCGGGCGCTGGACGAGATGGTGGTCGAGGGGATGGCCACCGCGCTGCCGTTCCACCGTCTGGTGGTCCGCGATCCGGCGTTCACCGCCGAGCCGTTCGGCGTGCACACCCGGTGGATCGAGACGGAGTTCGACAACACGGTGCCGCCGTTCACCGCCGCCGCCGGTTCCGTCGCGGGCCCGGCGGAGCGCGAGACCGTCGTGGTCGAGGTGGGCGGCAAGCGGTTGGAGGTCAGCCTTCCCGCCGGTCTCGGTGCCGGTACGGTCGGGTCCGCGCCGGCCGCACGGAGGCCCACCCGCCGGGGTGGCGGGAACACGGCGGGCGCGGCGGCGAGTGGGGACTCGCTCACCTCCCCCATGCAGGGCACCATCGTGAAGATCGCGGTCGCCGACGGCGACACGGTCGCCGAGGGTGACCTGGTCGTGGTGCTGGAGGCGATGAAGATGGAGCAGCCCCTGCACGCCCACAAGGCCGGTACGGTCAGCGGCCTGTCGGCCGAGGTCGGTGCGGTGGTCACCGCAGGGGCGGCGATCTGCACCATCGCCTGAGGTGTGCCGGGCGTCAGTCAGCGGAGGGTTTCGGCGGCGACGGCACAGACGGCGGCGGTCAGCGCGGTCAGCACCTGCGAGTCGAGCCGCCAGTGCTGCCAGTACAGCGGGACGTCCAGCACCCGGCCGGGTGCGATGTCCACGCAGCGCCCGGCGGACACGTCGGCGTCGGCGAGTTGCTCCGCCATCAGCCCCCAGCCGAGCCCGAGCCGGATCGATTCGTTGAAGGCCGGCACCGACGGCACGTAGTGCACGGGTGGGTCGAGGGCGCGCCCGGTCACCGCACGCAGGAAACGGTGTTGGATGCGGTCCTTGCGGTCGAAGACCACCACCGGCGCGACGGCGGCCGACTCCCGGGTCAGCCCGTCGGCGAACCAGCGGTCCGCCAGTTCGGGCGCGGCCAGGGCGCGGTAGCGCATCGCGCCGAGACGGCGTACCCGGCAGCCCTGCACCGCCTCGCGCTGGGCGGTCACCGCGGCGGTGACCGTGCCGGCGCGCAGTAGTTCGGCGGTGTGGTCCTGGTCGTCCTGCCGGATGTCGAAGGAGAGTTCCGGCTGCTCGGACAGGCGGGCCAGCGCGGCCGGGAACCAGGTGGCGAGCGAGTCGGCGTTGACCACGACGGCGACCCGGGTGCGGCCCCGATCGCCGCCGAGCGGCCCTCGGGCGTCGGCCAGCGCCTCCCGTTCCAGCAGCGCGAGCTGGCCGGCGAGGCGCAGCAGCGGGCGGCCGGCCTCGGTGGCGTCACAGGGCCGGTGGCGGCGGACGAGCACCTGCCCGACGGTCTCCTCCAGCGCCTTGATCCGTTGGCTGACCGCCGACGGGGTGACGTGCAGCAGCCGGGCCGCCGCCTCGAAGCTGCCCTCCGCGACGATGGCCGCGAACGTACGCAGCTGGGTGGAGTCGAGCCCGTTCATGAAACTGAGCTTAATCAGCTGAAGAATCCTTAGCTGGACTCAGGAAACGCGGCGCTTCTACCGTCGGCCACATGCTCACCTCCGTCGTCGCCGGCTTCTCCCTGTCCATCGCCCTCATTGTCGCCATCGGCGCGCAGAACGCCTTCGTACTGCGCCAGGGCCTGCGCCGGGAACACGTGGTGCCGGTGGTGTTGACCTGCGCGCTCTCCGACGCGCTGCTGATCGGGGTGGGCATCGCCGGGGTGGGCTCGATCGTGGCCGGGCGCCCGGTCCTGCTCACCGCGATCCGCTGGGGTGGGGCGGCCTTCCTCCTCGGGTACGCGGCACTCGCCACCCGTCGCGCGTTGCGTCCCGCCGCGCTCGTGCCGGCTGACCGGCCGCCGGCCCGGCTCGGCCCGACGCTGCTGGCCTGCCTCGCCTTCACCTACCTCAACCCGCACGTCTACCTCGACACGGTGCTGCTGCTCGGCGGCATCGCCCAGCAGCATCCGCACCGCTGGCTGTTCGGCGTCGGCGCGGCGGCGGCCAGCGTGGTCTGGTTCGCCGCACTCGGTGCGGGCGCGTACCGGCTCGCTCCGCTGCTCGCGCGCCGGCGGGTCTGGCGGGTTCTCGACGGCGTGATCGCGGTGGTGATGGTCGCAGTGGCCGTGGCGCTGCTGCTGGGCTGAGTCATGATGGCCGGGTGCGGTTCCTCAGTGGCGCGACTCCCGGATACGACCTGACCTACAGCGACGTCTTCATGGCCCCGGCCCGCTCGGAGGTGGGTTCGCGGCTCGACGTGGATCTGGCCACCGGTGACGGCACCGGCACCACCATCCCACTGGTGGTGGCGAACATGACCGCGGTCGCCGGCCGACGGATGGCCGAGACGGTGGCCCGACGCGGCGGCATCGCGGTGATCCCACAGGACATCCCGATCGACGTGGTGGCGGAGGTGGTCGCCTGGGTCAAGCAGCGGCACCTGGTGCACGACACGGCGATCGCGCTCGGCCCCAACGACACCGTCGGCGACGCCATCCATCTGCTGCCCAAGCGGGCGTACGGTGCGGTGATCGTGGTCGACGACGACGGCCGCCCGATGGGGGTGGTGACCGAGGCCGACACCGTCAGCGTGGACCGGTTCACCCAGCTGCGGCACGTGATGTCGACCGAGTTGCACACCGTGCCCGCCGACGCGGATCCGCGCACCGGCTTCGACCGGCTCTCGGCGGGCCGGCGGCGGCTGGCGCCCGTGGTCGACGACGCGGGCCGGCTGGTCGGCGTGCTCACCCGGCCCGGGGCGCTGCGGGCGACGCTCTACAAGCCGGCGGTGGACACCCACGGCCGACTGCGGATCGCGGCGGCCGTGGGCATCAACGGCGATGTGGCGGGCAAGGCGAAGGCCCTGTTGGAGGCCGGCGTGGACACCCTGGTCGTGGACACCGCGCACGGCCACCAGGAGCGGATGATCTCGGCCCTGCGGACCGTACGCGGTCTCGACCCGGCGGTGCCGGTGGCGGCCGGCAACGTGGTCACCGCCGACGGGGTACGCGATCTGGTCGACGCGGGTGCCGACATCATCAAGGTCGGGGTCGGTCCGGGCGCGATGTGCACCACCCGGATGATGACCGGGGTCGGCCGGCCGCAGTTCTCGGCGGTGCTGGACTGCGCGGTGGCCGCCCGCGACCTGGGCCGTCACGTCTGGGCCGACGGTGGGGTGCGGCACCCTCGGGATGTGGCGCTGGCGCTGGCCGCCGGGGCGTCGAACGTGATGATCGGCTCCTGGTTCGCCGGCACCTACGAGTCCCCCGGTGACCTCTACACCGACGAGGACGGCCGGCGCTACAAGGAGAGCTTCGGCATGGCCTCGGCGCGGGCGGTCAGCGCCCGTACCGGTGACGACAGCCCCTACGACCGCGCCCGCAAGGCGATCTTCGAGGAGGGCATCTCGTCGGCCCGGATGTACCTGGACCCGACCCGACCTGGCGTGGAGGACCTGATCGACGAGATCATCTCGGGAGTGCGTAGCGCGTTCACCTACGCCGGCGCGCGCACCCTTGACGAGTTCCACGAGCGGGTGCTGATCGGCGTGCAGAGCACCGCCGGCTACACCGAGGGAATGCCGCTGCCGACCAGTTGGTGAGGCCGGGGGCCGCCGCGGTCGCGGTCGGACCGGTGCCGGATCCGACCGCGACCGCGGCGGCCCGTCGGCCTCAGCGGGCCGGCAGCAGGTCGCCGGAGCGGGCGGCCACCACCGCGCCGATCAGCCCGATCGCCTCGGCCGCCGGCTGCGGCTCCAGCGATCGCCCGTCGCGCAGCCGCAACGCCACCCGGCCGTCGGCCGCCTCCCGGGCACCCACCACCGCGGCGTACGGGATGCGGCGGCGTACCGCGTCGCGGACCCGGGCACCGAGCGACCCGCTGTGGTCGACCTCCGCCCGCAGTCCCGCCTCGATGGCCCGTCGGGCCACGTCGGCCGCGGCATCGGCCTGGCCGTCGCCGACCGGCAGGACGATCAGTTGCACCGGGGCGTACCAGGGCGGGAAGGCGCCCCCGTGTACCTCGATCAGGTACGCGAAGAGCCGCTCCATGCTGCCCGCCAGGCTGCGGTGCACCATCACCGGACGCCGTCGTTCGCCGTCGGCGTCGGTGTACGACAGATCGAACCGCTCCGGCTTGTCGAAGTCGAGCTGGACGGTGGAGAGGGTGTACTCGCGCTCGGCCGCGTCCCGCACCTGAATGTCGATCTTCGGGCCGTAGAAGGCGGCCTCGCCCGGCGCCTCGGTGTACGGCACCCCGTCGAGGGCGGCGCGGAGCAGGTCCTCGGCGCGCGCCCACTGCGCGTCGTCGCCGACGTACTTCTCCCCGGCCCGCGCAGCGACAGCCGTACGCCCGCCGGCCGCACGCCCAGCGCGGCGTGCGCGGCCCGGATCAGCCGCAGGATGTCCGACACCTCCTGGCCGACCTGCTCCAGGGTGCAGAAGTTGTGCGCGTCGTTCAGGGTTATGGCGCGGACCCGGGACAGCCCGCCGAGCACCCCCGAGCGTTCCGCCCGGTACATGCCACCGATCTCGGCGACCCGCAGCGGCAGATCCCGGTAGGAACGCCCGCGCGCCCGGTAGACCAGCGCATGGTGCGGGCAGAGCGCCGGTCGGAGCATCAACTCGTCGTCGGTCTCTCCCAGCCGCATCGGTGGGAACATCTCGCCGGCGAAGTAGCCGAGATGCCCGGAGACCTCGAACAGCTCCCGCCGACCCAACGGCGGGGTGTAGACCTGCTGGTAGCCGGCGCGGCGTTCCAGCCCACGCAGGTACTCCTCGACGGCGTGCCGGGCGGCGGCGCCGGCCGGCAGCCAGATCGGCAGGCCGGTGCCGGCGAGCGGGTCGGTGGTGAACAGGTCAAGCTCCCGGCCGAGCCGGCGGTGGTCGATCATGTCGCGCTCCTTGGGCTGGTACGGCCCGACGCGACCAGTCACCCGAGGAAAGCACCAGGCCCCGGGCGGATCGCCCGGGGCCTGGGTCGACGAGAAACGTCAGTGCGGCACGCCAGGCTTCCCCGGCGTCGTCGTCAGCAGCGCACCAAACATGCCGCGACCGTACCCTCACCTCGCGCGCCACCGCATTCCAATAACCGTGGTGGGCCACGGGCCGACCCCCGCCATCGAAGGCCACGCTCGATCGGTACGACCAACCGCCGGACTGACGACCGACGCAGCCCTGGGGGGGCCGGGCCGCTGGCACGGGACCTGCCAGCGGCCCGGCGGCGGCCCGGGCATCAGGAACGGGGGACCCGACGCGCACCGGGCCGCGCGCCGACAACGGTACGCCGCCGGAAGACGATTCGGCGACCGCGCCAGCCGTTAACCTTCTTCGATATGCCGTGGTCAGCGGACCCGTACCGGTGACCGCGGGCCTACCGAGGCGAGGTGTCGCTGGTCATGGCGGGCCAGGGGAATGCCCGACTGCCGGTAGGGGTGGTCCCTGGGACGGATTTCGGTGTTCGTCCCGGATCCGCCTGGGGTGCCACCGGCGACAGGCTGAGGCATGCCTGGAACCCGGAGCAGCGGCGTACTGGCCCTCGGCGGGATCGCCCTCGCGGCGCTGCTCGCCGTCATCGGTCACACGGGCGTCAACGACCTGGCCCCCCCACCCCCCACCCCGGTCTGACGATCATGCAGTTGTGGCTCCTCACAAAGGCCGCGAACCGACACCAATCGGCTGCCACAACTCCATGATCGGCGAGGGGTGGGTGGGGTGGGTGGGGTGGGTGGGTGGGGTCATTCCAGTTCGTGGAGCATCAGTTGGCGGGCGGCCTCGCTGATCGAGCCGGAGAGGCTCGGGTAGATGGTGATGGTCTGGGCCAGCTCGTTGACGGTGAGGTTGTTCTCCACCGCCATGGTGATCGGCAGGATCAGCTCGCTGGCCTTGGGGGCGACCACCACGCCGCCGATCACCTGGCCGCTGGCCGGGCGGCAGAACAGCTTGACGAAACCGTCGGCGATCTCGTCCATCTTCGCCCGGGCGTTGCCGCCCAGCGGCAGCATCACCTGTCGCGCCGGCACCCTGCCGGCGTCCACCTCGTCCTGCGAGACACCGACGGTGGCCAGTTCCGGGTCGGTGAAGACGTTCGCGGAGACGGTACGCAGCCGCAGCGGCCGGACCGCCTCGCCGAGCGCGTGCCACATGGCGATCCGGCCCTGCATCGCGGCGACACTGGCCAGCGGCAGCACCCCCGTGCAGTCGCCGGCCGCGTAGATGCCGGGCACGTTGGTCCGGGAGACGCGGTCCACCGTCACGTACCCGCCCCGGGCCAGTTCGACGCCGTACTCGGCGAGGCCCAACTCGGCGGTGTTGGGGATCGAGCCGACCGCGATCAGCGCGTGCGAGCCGTACACCTTGCGGCCGTCGGAGAGCTCGACCTCGACGCCGCTGTCGGTGCGGCGGACGCCCTCGGCGCGGGCGTTGTTCAGGATGCTCATGCCCCGGGTGCGGAAGACCCGCTCGATCGCCTGCGCGGCGTCGGCGTCCTCGTGTGGCATCACCCGGTCCCGGCTGGAGACCAGGGTCACCTCGACCCCCATCGCCAGGTACGCGCTGGCGAACTCGGCGCCGGTCACGCCGGAGCCGACCACGATCAGGTGTGGCGGCAGCTCGGGCAGGTCGTACACCTGCCGCCAGGTCAGGATGCGCTCGCCGTCGGGCAGGGCGGTGGGCAGTTGGCGGGGCGTGGCACCGGTGGCGATCAGGACCGTCGCCGCGTCGATCGCGTAGGCGGCCTCCTCGCCGTCCGGCGAGACGATCACGCGGTGGGTGTGACCGAGCGTGTCCTCGCCGAGCCGGGCCCGCCCGGAGACGAAGGTGACCCCGGCCTTGAGCAGCTTGGTGTGGATGTCGGCGGACTGCGCCAGGGCGAGCCGTTTGACCCGCTCGTTGACCGTCCCGGCGTCGACGGTGACCGCCTCCAGCCCGTCGGAGTGGACCCCGAACACCTCGGTGTCGCGGTACCCGGTCACCACCTCGGAGCTGGCGATGAAGGTCTTCGACGGCACGCAGTCGGACAGTACGCAGGCGCCGCCGGCACCGTCGGCCTCCACCACGGTGACGTCGGCGTCCAGCTGGGCGGCCACCAGTGCGGCCTCGTAGCCGGCCGGCCCCCCGCCGATGATCACGATCCGGCTCACCACGACCGCCCTTCGTCGATGCTCACAGTGACTTTCTTCCCCCCGGCGCGTCCGACACGCACCGTCGTATTCTCTCCCACGCACCGGTGGGGCTATCGTCATCGCCGTGCGTCACTACGCCGCCTACGGCTCGAACCTGGACCCCGCCCGAATGCGCGCCTACTGCCCGCACTCTCCGATGGTGGGCATCGGCTGGCTGGAGGGCTGGCGGCTCACCTTCGCCGGTGAGGACGTCATCGGCTGGGAGGGCGCGGTCAGCACGGTGGTCGAGTCGCCGGGCGACCGGGTCTTCGTCGCGCTCTACGACATCCACCAGTACGACGCGGCGCAGCTGGACGAGATCGAGGGCGTCACCTCCGGCACGTACCGGAAGCTGACCGTCCGCGTCTCGACGCTGGACGGCGACGTCACCGCCTGGGTCTACGTCTTCGACGGCTACGAGGGCGGCCTGCCCACCTCGTGGTACGTGTCGGAGATCGCGAACGCCGCCGAGAAGGCGGGTGCGCCCGACGACTACGTCACCGAGCTGCGGTCCCGGCCCACCGGCACCGCGTCGGCGTAGCGCGTCTCCCACGCCACCAGTCTGCTACCGGCCGCCTTCGCACCGGTCGCCGCCCCCTGTGGGCCCGGGATCCGGCCACCGCCGGGGCCGGTGCTCAGTCCTGCCGGTGTTCCCGCGCGGCGGCCAGCAGCTCGACCAGTTCGGCACCGTCGGCCGGGCCGAGCGCCGCGAACGCGGGCGCGACGAGCCGGTCGGTCATCGCCTCGGCCCACAGCCGCCGCCGCACGAGCGGCCCGACCGGCGGGTACGGCGGCGGCCAGCCGCAGGCCATCGCGCCGCTCTCCCCCTCCGGGCCGGCCAGCACCGCCTCCAGCGGCGTCATCCCACCGGCGCGTACGGCGACCAGGTGGGCGCCGGTGAAGTGTTCCCGCAGCAGGCGCAGCCCGGCGGCGACCCGGGCACCCGGGTGCCGGCGAGCGACGGCATCGCCCGCCACGCCGCGAAGAGCGGCATCCCGCTGGCGTCGGCCGCCGTGACGGTCCGGTCCACCAGCACCGCGAGCCGGTCGACGCGGGGCAGGTCGCCCAGGTGCTCCTCGCCCCACCGGCAGCACTCGGCCAGGCTGGCCGCGGCCACCTCGGAGGGCCGGACGGTGCGGGCGGCGGCGTCCCATCCGTCGGCCACGGCCTCGGGCGCGACGAAACCCAGCGCGGCCGCGACCGTCTCGGCCCGCACGTCACCCAGCGCGCCGGCCCGCCCCGTGATGTAGAAGGCCCAGCCGGAGATGCCGAGCAGCCGCGCTCGGCGCAGCGTGGTGGGGCACCGGTTGTACGCCTCCCCGAGCGCCAGCACCGCCGGCTTGCTGGCCGCGGCGACCTGTTCCGGGGTCATGGAGGATCAGTCTGCCGGTCCACCGCCCGGATCGGCATCCCCCTCCTCGGCGGCCAACGCCTCCACCGCGGCCTCGACCTCGCCGGCCCGGCGGCGCGCGGTGCTGGCGGCCCGCTCGGCGGCC is a genomic window of Micromonospora tarapacensis containing:
- a CDS encoding acetyl/propionyl/methylcrotonyl-CoA carboxylase subunit alpha, whose amino-acid sequence is MRKVLIANRGEIAVRVVRACQDAGLDSVAVYADSDRDALHATLADEAYALGGDTAGETYLRIDKLIDVAGRAGADAVHPGYGFLAENADFAQAVIDAGLTWIGPTPQAIRDLGDKVTARHIAQRAGAPLVPGTPDPVGGPDEVMAFAVDHGLPVAIKAAFGGGGRGLKVARTMEEIPQLFESATREAVAAFGRGECFVERYLDQPRHVEAQVLADQHGNVIVVGTRDCSLQRRHQKLVEEAPAPFLTAAQRAQIHDSAKAICREAGYHGAGTVEYLVGSDGTISFLEVNTRLQVEHPVTEETAGIDLVREQFRVADGEKLRFTEDPTPRGHSIEFRINGEDPGRNFLPAPGTVTALRLPTGPGVRVDTGISAGDVIGGNFDSLLAKVIVTGETRVEALERSRRALDEMVVEGMATALPFHRLVVRDPAFTAEPFGVHTRWIETEFDNTVPPFTAAAGSVAGPAERETVVVEVGGKRLEVSLPAGLGAGTVGSAPAARRPTRRGGGNTAGAAASGDSLTSPMQGTIVKIAVADGDTVAEGDLVVVLEAMKMEQPLHAHKAGTVSGLSAEVGAVVTAGAAICTIA
- a CDS encoding LysR family transcriptional regulator ArgP, with the protein product MNGLDSTQLRTFAAIVAEGSFEAAARLLHVTPSAVSQRIKALEETVGQVLVRRHRPCDATEAGRPLLRLAGQLALLEREALADARGPLGGDRGRTRVAVVVNADSLATWFPAALARLSEQPELSFDIRQDDQDHTAELLRAGTVTAAVTAQREAVQGCRVRRLGAMRYRALAAPELADRWFADGLTRESAAVAPVVVFDRKDRIQHRFLRAVTGRALDPPVHYVPSVPAFNESIRLGLGWGLMAEQLADADVSAGRCVDIAPGRVLDVPLYWQHWRLDSQVLTALTAAVCAVAAETLR
- a CDS encoding LysE/ArgO family amino acid transporter; this encodes MLTSVVAGFSLSIALIVAIGAQNAFVLRQGLRREHVVPVVLTCALSDALLIGVGIAGVGSIVAGRPVLLTAIRWGGAAFLLGYAALATRRALRPAALVPADRPPARLGPTLLACLAFTYLNPHVYLDTVLLLGGIAQQHPHRWLFGVGAAAASVVWFAALGAGAYRLAPLLARRRVWRVLDGVIAVVMVAVAVALLLG
- a CDS encoding GuaB1 family IMP dehydrogenase-related protein codes for the protein MRFLSGATPGYDLTYSDVFMAPARSEVGSRLDVDLATGDGTGTTIPLVVANMTAVAGRRMAETVARRGGIAVIPQDIPIDVVAEVVAWVKQRHLVHDTAIALGPNDTVGDAIHLLPKRAYGAVIVVDDDGRPMGVVTEADTVSVDRFTQLRHVMSTELHTVPADADPRTGFDRLSAGRRRLAPVVDDAGRLVGVLTRPGALRATLYKPAVDTHGRLRIAAAVGINGDVAGKAKALLEAGVDTLVVDTAHGHQERMISALRTVRGLDPAVPVAAGNVVTADGVRDLVDAGADIIKVGVGPGAMCTTRMMTGVGRPQFSAVLDCAVAARDLGRHVWADGGVRHPRDVALALAAGASNVMIGSWFAGTYESPGDLYTDEDGRRYKESFGMASARAVSARTGDDSPYDRARKAIFEEGISSARMYLDPTRPGVEDLIDEIISGVRSAFTYAGARTLDEFHERVLIGVQSTAGYTEGMPLPTSW